A section of the Centropristis striata isolate RG_2023a ecotype Rhode Island chromosome 7, C.striata_1.0, whole genome shotgun sequence genome encodes:
- the piwil2 gene encoding piwi-like protein 2 isoform X2: protein MDPKKPSDISSTPGVPWLGRGIGLQSQEPAVGRGRGLLLSAEGPSLGRARGIPIPGDTPQGRGVTLPIAEPVVGRARGLLLQPDYGGIGRARGLLFPAAEPKVGVARGAVLPSLEQHHGQTPPCETTMQGKGEEMSALTRKEVDLPILGQGSMLVSMFRGMGIEPSIGRGTLPVGRGVAGDQGDVKLQGTPVGVISSLESIGQLEEVMDRGSSFHGRGLPSRTMVGLGRAAMPHFGVGRGRALPPFPPAHVESVSPPSEKPAALHSPASHTGPVPTTQEMSELPAVVPAKKELKMEASREPLAKAGTKGAAITIGSNHIMIRCKNEAVYQYHVTFTPNVESMAMRFGMMKDHRPTTGEVVAFDGSILFLPVKLNDVVVLESLRRTDNEAIKIQIQMTKILPPNSDLCIPFYNVVLRRVMKIVGLKLVGRNHYDPESAVILGKHRLQVWPGYSTCIKRTDGGLYLNVDVSHKVLRNDSVLNIMNMLYQQSKESFQDECTKELIGSIVITRYNNRTYRIDAIDWNKSPKDTFTLMDGTQTTFVEYYSKNYGITIKEMDQPLLMHRPKERAKPGGKQIITGEILLVPELSFMTGIPDKMRKDFRAMKDLTMHINVSGEQHTHAIKQLLKNISANPESLKELSRWGLAIDSEILVTKGRILPSETICMQSSSFAPGTDVSWSREVVRDTSISSIPLNIWSIFYPRRCAEQAEELVSTFNKVAGPIGLRLERPIRVELRDDRTETYVKSIHSQLNSEPNMQLVVCILVGNRDDLYSAIKKLCCVKSPIPSQAINVRTISQQQKLRSIAQKILLQMNSKLGGELWTVNVPLKHLMVVGVDVHHDTSKAHQSVMGFVASVNSSLTRWYSRVTFQTPNEELINGFRVCLLAALQKYYEVNHNLPEKIVVYRDGVSDGQLKMVEQYEIPQLIKCFETFPSYEPKLVFIVVQKRISTTLYSMAGNNIGTPPPGTVIDHTLTRRDWVDFFLMAHHIRQGCGLPTHYISLYNTANLTPDHLQRLTFKMCHLYWNWPGTIRVPAPCKYAHKLAFLSGQYLHSEPAIQLSDKLFFL, encoded by the exons ATGGATCCAAAGAAGCCTTCTGATATCAGTAGTACACCGGGCGTTCCTTGGCTGGGACGCGGAATAGGACTGCAGTCTCAGGAGCCGGCTGTAGGACGTGGTAGAGGGCTGCTGCTATCTGCAGAAGGGCCTAGTCTAGGACGAGCCAGAGGTATTCCCATTCCTGGCGATACCCCACAAGGACGAGGAGTAACTCTACCCATTGCTGAACCTGTGGTTGGACGAGCAAGagggctgctgctgcagcctgacTATGGAGGAATTGGCCGAGCCAGAGGGCTGCTTTTCCCAGCAGCTGAACCAAAGGTAGGGGTGGCAAGAGGTGCAGTCCTTCCTAGTCTGGagcagcaccatggacagacgCCTCCATGTGAAACCACAATGCaagggaaaggagaggagatgtCTGCTTTGACAAGAAAAGAG GTTGACCTGCCTATCCTTGGTCAAGGATCAATGCTGGTTTCAATGTTTAGAGGAATGGGCATTGAGCCCTCAATTGGAAGAGGAACACTACCAGTGG GAAGAGGAGTAGCTGGAGATCAGGGTGATGTGAAGCTGCAAGGTACCCCAGTAGGTGTCATCAGCAGCCTAGAAAGCATTGGCCAACTTGAAGAGGTGATGGACAGAGGCAGCAG TTTCCATGGCCGGGGTCTGCCCTCTCGGACGATGGTGGGGCTTGGAAGAGCAGCGATGCCTCACTTTGGAGTCGGAAGAGGGCGCGCTCTACCTCCTTTTCCTCCAGCTCATGTCGAGTCTGTTTCTCCACCCTCTGAGAAACCAGCAGCCCTACATTCTCCGGCTTCCCACACAG GTCCTGTGCCCACCACCCAAGAGATGTCAGAGCTTCCTGCTGTTGTCCCAGCAAAGAAGGAGCTGAAAATGGAGGCAAGCCG TGAGCCACTTGCCAAGGCTGGAACAAAAGGAGCTGCCATTACTATTGGCTCAAACCACATCATGATTCGCTGCAAGAATGAAGCTGTTTATCAGTATCATGTTACATTTAC TCCAAATGTGGAGTCAATGGCAATGCGTTTTGGCATGATGAAGGACCACCGCCCCACCACAGGGGAAGTAGTAGCTTTTGATGGCTCCATACTCTTCCTGCCCGTTAAGCTGAATGAC GTGGTTGTTCTAGAGAGTCTAAGAAGAACGGATAATGAAGCCataaaaattcaaattcaaatgacAAAGATCTTACCACCCAACTCGGATCTATGCATCCCGTTCTACAATGTGGTGCTCAGGAG GGTAATGAAAATCGTTGGGCTGAAGCTGGTGGGTCGTAATCATTATGATCCGGAGAGTGCAGTCATTCTTGGAAAACACCG GCTGCAAGTGTGGCCTGGTTATTCGACCTGTATCAAGCGCACAGACGGAGGTCTGTACCTCAATGTGGATGTGTCTCACAAAGTCCTGCGGAATGACTCTGTGCTGAATATCAT GAACATGCTCTACCAACAGAGCAAGGAGAGCTTCCAAGATGAATGCACCAAAGAGCTCATCGGAAGCATCGTCATCACCCGCTACAACAACCGCACCTACCGCATTGATGCCATCGACTGGAACAAATCCCCCAAAGACACCTTCACTTTGATGGATGGCACACAAACCACTTTTGTGGAATACTACAG CAAGAACTATGGGATTACAATCAAAGAGATGGACCAACCTCTGCTTATGCACCGGCCGAAGGAGAGGGCCAAGCCAGGAGGGAAG CAAATCATCACTGGAGAGATCCTTTTAGTGCCAGAGCTTTCGTTCATGACGGGAATCCCAGACAAGATGAGGAAGGACTTCAGAGCAATGAAG GACCTGACCATGCACATCAATGTGAGCGGTGAGCAACACACTCACGCAATAAAGCAGCTTCTGAAGAACATCAGCGCCAACCCAGAGAGTCTGAAGGAGCTCAGCCGCTGGGGACTGGCCATTGACTCTGAAATCCTGGTG ACTAAAGGTCGAATTCTTCCGTCTGAAACCATCTGTATGCAGTCTTCATCATTTGCCCCCGGTACTGATGTGTCCTGGTCCAGAGAGGTTGTGAGGGATACTTCAATCAGCTCT ATCCCATTGAACATTTGGTCCATCTTCTACCCTCGCCGCTGTGCAGAGCAGGCTGAAGAGCTGGTTTCGACCTTTAACAAGGTGGCCGGGCCTATTGGGTTGCGACTGGAGCGACCTATTCGTGTGGAGCTGAGGGATGATCGCACTGAGACTTATGTCAAGAGCATCCATTCTCAGCTCAACAGTGAG CCCAATATGCAGCTCGTAGTGTGCATATTGGTTGGCAACAGAGACGATCTCTACAGTGCCATCAAGAAGCTCTGCTGTGTCAAAAGTCCCATCCCATCCCAG GCCATCAATGTCCGGACAATTTCCCAGCAACAGAAGTTGAGGAGTATTGCCCAAAAGATACTTCTGCAGATGAACAGCAAGTTGGGAGGAGAGCTGTGGACTGTCAATGTCCCTCTG AAACACTTGATGGTGGTGGGAGTTGATGTCCACCATGACACCAGCAAGGCGCATCAATCAGTCATGGGATTTGTCGCAAGTGTGAACAG ctCACTGACCCGGTGGTACTCCAGAGTAACTTTCCAGACACCTAATGAGGAACTCATCAATGGCTTCAGAGTTTGCTTACTTGCTGCACTACAGAAGTACTACGAG GTGAACCACAACTTGCCAGAAAAGATTGTGGTGTATCGGGACGGCGTGTCTGATGGTCAGCTGAAGATGGTGGAGCAGTACGAGATCCCACAGTTGATCAAATGCTTTGAGACTTTCCCCAGCTATGAACCCAAGCTGGTCTTCATTGTGGTCCAAAAGCGCATCAGCACCACCCTCTACTCCATGGCTGGGAACAACATTGGCACACCTCCACCTGGAACAGTGATCGATCACACCCTCACTCGGAGAGACTG gGTGGACTTCTTTCTGATGGCACATCACATTCGACAGGGCTGTGGGCTTCCTACACACTACATCTCGCTGTACAACACAGCGAACCTCACACCGGACCACCTGCAAAG GCTGACTTTCAAGATGTGCCATTTGTACTGGAACTGGCCTGGCACCATTCGTGTTCCGGCACCATGCAAGTACGCCCACAAACTGGCTTTCCTGTCAGGCCAATACCTGCACTCCGAGCCGGCCATCCAGCTGTCAGACAAGCTCTTCTTTCTTTGA
- the piwil2 gene encoding piwi-like protein 2 isoform X1, which yields MGFSLQLTQCFVSWLSKVDRMDPKKPSDISSTPGVPWLGRGIGLQSQEPAVGRGRGLLLSAEGPSLGRARGIPIPGDTPQGRGVTLPIAEPVVGRARGLLLQPDYGGIGRARGLLFPAAEPKVGVARGAVLPSLEQHHGQTPPCETTMQGKGEEMSALTRKEVDLPILGQGSMLVSMFRGMGIEPSIGRGTLPVGRGVAGDQGDVKLQGTPVGVISSLESIGQLEEVMDRGSSFHGRGLPSRTMVGLGRAAMPHFGVGRGRALPPFPPAHVESVSPPSEKPAALHSPASHTGPVPTTQEMSELPAVVPAKKELKMEASREPLAKAGTKGAAITIGSNHIMIRCKNEAVYQYHVTFTPNVESMAMRFGMMKDHRPTTGEVVAFDGSILFLPVKLNDVVVLESLRRTDNEAIKIQIQMTKILPPNSDLCIPFYNVVLRRVMKIVGLKLVGRNHYDPESAVILGKHRLQVWPGYSTCIKRTDGGLYLNVDVSHKVLRNDSVLNIMNMLYQQSKESFQDECTKELIGSIVITRYNNRTYRIDAIDWNKSPKDTFTLMDGTQTTFVEYYSKNYGITIKEMDQPLLMHRPKERAKPGGKQIITGEILLVPELSFMTGIPDKMRKDFRAMKDLTMHINVSGEQHTHAIKQLLKNISANPESLKELSRWGLAIDSEILVTKGRILPSETICMQSSSFAPGTDVSWSREVVRDTSISSIPLNIWSIFYPRRCAEQAEELVSTFNKVAGPIGLRLERPIRVELRDDRTETYVKSIHSQLNSEPNMQLVVCILVGNRDDLYSAIKKLCCVKSPIPSQAINVRTISQQQKLRSIAQKILLQMNSKLGGELWTVNVPLKHLMVVGVDVHHDTSKAHQSVMGFVASVNSSLTRWYSRVTFQTPNEELINGFRVCLLAALQKYYEVNHNLPEKIVVYRDGVSDGQLKMVEQYEIPQLIKCFETFPSYEPKLVFIVVQKRISTTLYSMAGNNIGTPPPGTVIDHTLTRRDWVDFFLMAHHIRQGCGLPTHYISLYNTANLTPDHLQRLTFKMCHLYWNWPGTIRVPAPCKYAHKLAFLSGQYLHSEPAIQLSDKLFFL from the exons ATGGGTTTTTCCCTGCAGTTAACCCAGTGTTTTGTCAGCTGGTTATCAAAAGTTGATCGAATGGATCCAAAGAAGCCTTCTGATATCAGTAGTACACCGGGCGTTCCTTGGCTGGGACGCGGAATAGGACTGCAGTCTCAGGAGCCGGCTGTAGGACGTGGTAGAGGGCTGCTGCTATCTGCAGAAGGGCCTAGTCTAGGACGAGCCAGAGGTATTCCCATTCCTGGCGATACCCCACAAGGACGAGGAGTAACTCTACCCATTGCTGAACCTGTGGTTGGACGAGCAAGagggctgctgctgcagcctgacTATGGAGGAATTGGCCGAGCCAGAGGGCTGCTTTTCCCAGCAGCTGAACCAAAGGTAGGGGTGGCAAGAGGTGCAGTCCTTCCTAGTCTGGagcagcaccatggacagacgCCTCCATGTGAAACCACAATGCaagggaaaggagaggagatgtCTGCTTTGACAAGAAAAGAG GTTGACCTGCCTATCCTTGGTCAAGGATCAATGCTGGTTTCAATGTTTAGAGGAATGGGCATTGAGCCCTCAATTGGAAGAGGAACACTACCAGTGG GAAGAGGAGTAGCTGGAGATCAGGGTGATGTGAAGCTGCAAGGTACCCCAGTAGGTGTCATCAGCAGCCTAGAAAGCATTGGCCAACTTGAAGAGGTGATGGACAGAGGCAGCAG TTTCCATGGCCGGGGTCTGCCCTCTCGGACGATGGTGGGGCTTGGAAGAGCAGCGATGCCTCACTTTGGAGTCGGAAGAGGGCGCGCTCTACCTCCTTTTCCTCCAGCTCATGTCGAGTCTGTTTCTCCACCCTCTGAGAAACCAGCAGCCCTACATTCTCCGGCTTCCCACACAG GTCCTGTGCCCACCACCCAAGAGATGTCAGAGCTTCCTGCTGTTGTCCCAGCAAAGAAGGAGCTGAAAATGGAGGCAAGCCG TGAGCCACTTGCCAAGGCTGGAACAAAAGGAGCTGCCATTACTATTGGCTCAAACCACATCATGATTCGCTGCAAGAATGAAGCTGTTTATCAGTATCATGTTACATTTAC TCCAAATGTGGAGTCAATGGCAATGCGTTTTGGCATGATGAAGGACCACCGCCCCACCACAGGGGAAGTAGTAGCTTTTGATGGCTCCATACTCTTCCTGCCCGTTAAGCTGAATGAC GTGGTTGTTCTAGAGAGTCTAAGAAGAACGGATAATGAAGCCataaaaattcaaattcaaatgacAAAGATCTTACCACCCAACTCGGATCTATGCATCCCGTTCTACAATGTGGTGCTCAGGAG GGTAATGAAAATCGTTGGGCTGAAGCTGGTGGGTCGTAATCATTATGATCCGGAGAGTGCAGTCATTCTTGGAAAACACCG GCTGCAAGTGTGGCCTGGTTATTCGACCTGTATCAAGCGCACAGACGGAGGTCTGTACCTCAATGTGGATGTGTCTCACAAAGTCCTGCGGAATGACTCTGTGCTGAATATCAT GAACATGCTCTACCAACAGAGCAAGGAGAGCTTCCAAGATGAATGCACCAAAGAGCTCATCGGAAGCATCGTCATCACCCGCTACAACAACCGCACCTACCGCATTGATGCCATCGACTGGAACAAATCCCCCAAAGACACCTTCACTTTGATGGATGGCACACAAACCACTTTTGTGGAATACTACAG CAAGAACTATGGGATTACAATCAAAGAGATGGACCAACCTCTGCTTATGCACCGGCCGAAGGAGAGGGCCAAGCCAGGAGGGAAG CAAATCATCACTGGAGAGATCCTTTTAGTGCCAGAGCTTTCGTTCATGACGGGAATCCCAGACAAGATGAGGAAGGACTTCAGAGCAATGAAG GACCTGACCATGCACATCAATGTGAGCGGTGAGCAACACACTCACGCAATAAAGCAGCTTCTGAAGAACATCAGCGCCAACCCAGAGAGTCTGAAGGAGCTCAGCCGCTGGGGACTGGCCATTGACTCTGAAATCCTGGTG ACTAAAGGTCGAATTCTTCCGTCTGAAACCATCTGTATGCAGTCTTCATCATTTGCCCCCGGTACTGATGTGTCCTGGTCCAGAGAGGTTGTGAGGGATACTTCAATCAGCTCT ATCCCATTGAACATTTGGTCCATCTTCTACCCTCGCCGCTGTGCAGAGCAGGCTGAAGAGCTGGTTTCGACCTTTAACAAGGTGGCCGGGCCTATTGGGTTGCGACTGGAGCGACCTATTCGTGTGGAGCTGAGGGATGATCGCACTGAGACTTATGTCAAGAGCATCCATTCTCAGCTCAACAGTGAG CCCAATATGCAGCTCGTAGTGTGCATATTGGTTGGCAACAGAGACGATCTCTACAGTGCCATCAAGAAGCTCTGCTGTGTCAAAAGTCCCATCCCATCCCAG GCCATCAATGTCCGGACAATTTCCCAGCAACAGAAGTTGAGGAGTATTGCCCAAAAGATACTTCTGCAGATGAACAGCAAGTTGGGAGGAGAGCTGTGGACTGTCAATGTCCCTCTG AAACACTTGATGGTGGTGGGAGTTGATGTCCACCATGACACCAGCAAGGCGCATCAATCAGTCATGGGATTTGTCGCAAGTGTGAACAG ctCACTGACCCGGTGGTACTCCAGAGTAACTTTCCAGACACCTAATGAGGAACTCATCAATGGCTTCAGAGTTTGCTTACTTGCTGCACTACAGAAGTACTACGAG GTGAACCACAACTTGCCAGAAAAGATTGTGGTGTATCGGGACGGCGTGTCTGATGGTCAGCTGAAGATGGTGGAGCAGTACGAGATCCCACAGTTGATCAAATGCTTTGAGACTTTCCCCAGCTATGAACCCAAGCTGGTCTTCATTGTGGTCCAAAAGCGCATCAGCACCACCCTCTACTCCATGGCTGGGAACAACATTGGCACACCTCCACCTGGAACAGTGATCGATCACACCCTCACTCGGAGAGACTG gGTGGACTTCTTTCTGATGGCACATCACATTCGACAGGGCTGTGGGCTTCCTACACACTACATCTCGCTGTACAACACAGCGAACCTCACACCGGACCACCTGCAAAG GCTGACTTTCAAGATGTGCCATTTGTACTGGAACTGGCCTGGCACCATTCGTGTTCCGGCACCATGCAAGTACGCCCACAAACTGGCTTTCCTGTCAGGCCAATACCTGCACTCCGAGCCGGCCATCCAGCTGTCAGACAAGCTCTTCTTTCTTTGA